From the genome of Castor canadensis chromosome 4, mCasCan1.hap1v2, whole genome shotgun sequence, one region includes:
- the Txnl4a gene encoding thioredoxin-like protein 4A isoform X2: MYELYDPCTVMFFFRNKHIMIDLGTGNNNKINWAMEDKQEMVDIIETVYRGARKGRGLVVSPKDYSTKYRY, translated from the exons ATGTATGAGTTATATGATCCCTGTACAGTCATGTTTTTTTTCAG GAACAAGCACATCATGATTGACTTGGGCACAGGCAACAACAACAAGATCAACTGGGCCATGGAGGACAAGCAGGAGATGGTCGATATCATAGAGACCGTGTACCGCGGTGCCCGCAAAGGCCGGGGCCTGGTGGTGTCTCCCAAAGACTACTCCACAAAGTACAGATACTAA
- the Txnl4a gene encoding thioredoxin-like protein 4A isoform X1 translates to MSYMLPHLHNGWQVDQAILSEEDRVVVIRFGHDWDPTCMKMDEVLYSIAEKVKNFAVIYLVDITEVPDFNKMYELYDPCTVMFFFRNKHIMIDLGTGNNNKINWAMEDKQEMVDIIETVYRGARKGRGLVVSPKDYSTKYRY, encoded by the exons ATGTCGTACATGCTCCCGCATCTGCACAATGGCTGGCAGGTGGACCAGGCCATCCTCTCGGAGGAGGACCGCGTCGTGGTCATTCGCTTCGGACACGACTGGGACCCCACCTGCATGAAGATGGACGAAGTGCTGTACAGCATAGCTGAGAAG GTTAAAAATTTTGCAGTTATTTATCTTGTGGATATTACAGAAGTACCTGACTTCAACAAAATGTATGAGTTATATGATCCCTGTACAGTCATGTTTTTTTTCAG GAACAAGCACATCATGATTGACTTGGGCACAGGCAACAACAACAAGATCAACTGGGCCATGGAGGACAAGCAGGAGATGGTCGATATCATAGAGACCGTGTACCGCGGTGCCCGCAAAGGCCGGGGCCTGGTGGTGTCTCCCAAAGACTACTCCACAAAGTACAGATACTAA